The proteins below are encoded in one region of Campylobacter rectus:
- the bamA gene encoding outer membrane protein assembly factor BamA produces the protein MKKSVFLLLLGAVLANAQQITSINFKGLIHLSSETAKEIMGLKVGDELSGDSTDRAIAKLFRQGYFDDIYIENDGGDVTVTVKEKPSIARIDIKGVVTNDKTAIDGLINIKQGNMYDELAIERAKERIRQYYESKGYFDTVVDVTKEPVAGNESSLFVTMNINRGENIIIENVNLVGAKLFDYGDIEPVVANKEREFMGWMWGRNDGKVKLFELPNDPARIQDKYYQKGYLDATVSNPYLNAYMDNYTADLTYYVTEGEQYRVSSVDIEVPEFLDIDKEKILKDFRLEGGDVMNSARLRQDMKKLDDMVADKGYAFVRINPKTEKNVEDRTVSIVYEVVPDEKVYIRNVQISGNDRTVDRVVRRELYLTEGNLYNRTDLQDSKDALKRTSYFDEVEIEEYRVGENQVDLLVKVKEASTGSISGGIGYGSSDGLLLNASLSDTNVFGSGMKGVVSVDRSDNELSGQIGLTNPRLFDSEYSLGGTLYANNYDWNNYDEKSYGMNVVLGRKLTRNLSASIGYIIEQSRISGLSDVLKSVGYKDGKSIKSSLIPSITYNSTDDYYLPRTGIIASSSLEFAGVGGDEKFLKSRTNFNWYQGIREWVDYDLIFRLKSSFGKIWDRGYIPINEKLYLGGIRNLRGFESRTVAPKVKVSNGQWYETGGTISFNSSAELSFPLIERVKMRGVLFFDYGVIEGKHKAEKRAGYEYIDGRISRYSAGVGIEWVTPMGPLQLIFAKPLKKQDGDDTSTFEFTIGQRF, from the coding sequence ATGAAAAAAAGCGTTTTTCTACTACTTTTGGGCGCCGTTTTGGCAAACGCCCAGCAGATAACTTCCATAAATTTTAAAGGTCTCATCCATCTGTCTTCTGAAACCGCAAAGGAGATAATGGGGCTAAAAGTCGGCGACGAGCTAAGCGGCGATAGCACGGATAGGGCGATCGCAAAGCTGTTTAGGCAGGGCTACTTCGACGATATCTATATCGAAAACGATGGTGGCGACGTGACCGTAACGGTAAAAGAAAAGCCTAGCATCGCTCGTATCGATATCAAGGGCGTAGTAACTAACGACAAAACCGCTATCGACGGACTAATCAACATCAAACAAGGCAATATGTACGACGAGCTAGCCATCGAGCGTGCAAAAGAGCGCATCAGGCAGTACTACGAGTCAAAAGGCTACTTCGACACGGTCGTAGACGTAACCAAAGAGCCCGTAGCGGGTAATGAAAGCAGCCTTTTTGTCACGATGAACATAAACCGCGGCGAAAATATCATAATAGAAAACGTAAATTTAGTCGGCGCAAAGCTTTTTGATTACGGCGATATCGAGCCCGTAGTAGCGAACAAAGAGCGCGAATTTATGGGCTGGATGTGGGGTAGAAACGACGGTAAGGTCAAGCTTTTCGAGCTACCGAACGATCCTGCAAGAATCCAAGATAAATATTACCAAAAAGGCTACCTGGACGCGACGGTCTCAAACCCGTATCTAAACGCCTATATGGACAACTACACCGCAGATCTCACCTACTATGTAACCGAGGGCGAGCAGTATAGAGTATCTAGCGTAGATATCGAAGTGCCCGAGTTTTTAGATATCGATAAAGAGAAAATTTTAAAAGACTTTAGGCTGGAGGGCGGCGACGTGATGAACTCCGCTCGTCTAAGACAAGATATGAAAAAGCTTGATGATATGGTAGCGGATAAAGGATATGCGTTTGTAAGGATAAATCCGAAAACCGAGAAAAACGTCGAGGATAGAACCGTCAGTATCGTCTATGAGGTCGTGCCGGACGAAAAAGTATATATAAGAAACGTGCAAATTTCCGGTAACGATAGAACCGTAGATAGGGTCGTCAGGCGCGAACTATACCTCACGGAGGGGAATTTATATAACAGAACCGACCTGCAAGACAGCAAAGACGCGCTAAAGCGAACGAGCTACTTTGATGAGGTCGAGATCGAAGAGTATCGCGTCGGAGAGAACCAAGTCGATCTACTCGTAAAAGTAAAAGAGGCCTCCACGGGCTCGATCAGCGGCGGTATCGGCTACGGCAGCTCGGACGGCTTGCTGCTTAATGCGAGCTTGTCGGATACGAACGTATTCGGTAGCGGTATGAAAGGCGTCGTAAGCGTCGATAGGAGCGACAATGAACTCTCCGGTCAGATAGGACTAACCAACCCGCGCCTTTTTGACTCCGAGTATAGCCTGGGCGGTACGCTCTACGCCAACAACTACGATTGGAACAACTACGACGAGAAATCATACGGTATGAACGTGGTGCTAGGTAGAAAACTCACTAGAAATTTAAGCGCTTCTATCGGATATATCATCGAGCAAAGCCGTATCAGCGGGCTTAGCGACGTGCTAAAAAGCGTCGGCTACAAGGACGGCAAAAGTATCAAAAGCTCTCTCATTCCGTCTATCACGTATAACAGCACGGATGATTATTACCTGCCTCGCACGGGTATCATCGCAAGCTCCAGCCTAGAGTTCGCAGGCGTTGGCGGCGACGAGAAATTTTTAAAGAGCAGAACGAATTTCAACTGGTATCAGGGTATCAGAGAGTGGGTCGATTACGATCTTATTTTCAGGCTTAAATCAAGCTTCGGCAAAATTTGGGATCGCGGCTACATACCGATCAACGAAAAGCTCTACCTGGGCGGTATCAGAAATCTGCGCGGCTTTGAGAGCAGGACGGTCGCGCCGAAGGTGAAGGTCTCAAACGGTCAGTGGTACGAGACGGGCGGCACTATCTCGTTTAACAGCTCCGCCGAGCTTAGCTTCCCGCTAATAGAGCGCGTGAAGATGCGCGGCGTGCTATTTTTCGACTACGGCGTCATAGAAGGTAAGCATAAAGCGGAAAAAAGAGCCGGGTATGAATATATCGACGGGCGTATCAGTAGATATAGCGCAGGCGTAGGCATCGAGTGGGTGACGCCGATGGGGCCGCTTCAGCTCATCTTTGCCAAGCCGCTTAAAAAGCAAGACGGCGACGATACCAGCACATTTGAATTTACCATCGGGCAGCGCTTCTAG
- a CDS encoding DUF488 domain-containing protein: MFQAFRIYDFIKDDENSDFYGVFVDRLYPRGIKKEVFSSFLWLKAVTPSSELRAWFHENRETGFEEFKLKFMAELTNKEALVGLNELKSLEKTYGKIALLTATKDINFSHVTVILEALEASNQI, translated from the coding sequence GTGTTTCAAGCTTTTAGGATTTATGATTTTATCAAAGACGACGAAAATAGCGATTTTTACGGCGTATTTGTCGATAGACTCTATCCGCGAGGTATAAAAAAGGAAGTTTTTAGCTCATTTTTGTGGCTAAAAGCCGTCACGCCTTCAAGCGAACTTAGGGCGTGGTTTCACGAAAACAGGGAAACCGGATTTGAGGAATTTAAGCTCAAATTTATGGCAGAACTTACGAACAAAGAGGCGCTAGTTGGCCTAAACGAGCTAAAATCACTAGAAAAAACTTATGGCAAAATAGCGCTACTAACAGCGACAAAAGATATAAATTTCAGCCATGTCACGGTGATTTTGGAAGCGCTTGAAGCGAGCAATCAAATTTAG
- a CDS encoding prephenate dehydrogenase codes for MKIGIVGLGLIGGSLGLSLKNEKLISCVSGTDLNKEHEKQAMQLGLVHEILTLEGMKQKCDMIFLAIPVEGIIKIVKEFEGIGENTTIVDLGSTKQKIIEAVPESIRQNFIPAHPMAGTEYSGPTAAFPGLFKDAVVAICDFKESGEMHVKRSVELFSHLGMKIIFMSAAEHDHHASVISHLPHAISFSLASSVLKKENKKNIIALSGTGFNGMIRIAKSSPVMWTDIFKQNKQNLINSIDLFKKELDECENLVKNEKWDELREWMGEARKIREIL; via the coding sequence ATGAAAATCGGTATCGTAGGCTTAGGGCTCATCGGCGGCTCGCTCGGGCTCAGTTTAAAAAACGAAAAGCTAATCAGCTGCGTTAGCGGCACGGATCTAAACAAAGAGCACGAAAAACAAGCGATGCAGCTCGGTCTAGTGCATGAAATTTTGACGCTTGAGGGGATGAAGCAAAAGTGCGATATGATATTTCTAGCCATCCCCGTCGAAGGCATCATCAAAATCGTCAAAGAATTTGAAGGCATCGGCGAAAACACGACCATCGTAGATCTTGGTAGCACGAAGCAAAAAATAATCGAAGCCGTGCCGGAGAGCATCAGGCAAAATTTCATCCCGGCTCACCCGATGGCGGGCACCGAGTACTCCGGTCCGACCGCCGCGTTTCCGGGACTTTTTAAGGACGCCGTCGTAGCCATCTGCGACTTTAAAGAAAGCGGCGAGATGCACGTCAAGCGCTCGGTCGAGCTTTTTTCGCACCTGGGCATGAAGATTATTTTCATGAGCGCGGCGGAGCACGATCACCACGCCAGCGTCATCTCTCACCTGCCTCACGCCATCAGCTTTTCGCTAGCTAGCAGCGTGCTAAAAAAGGAAAACAAAAAAAATATCATCGCGCTAAGCGGAACGGGATTTAACGGTATGATCAGGATCGCTAAAAGCTCGCCGGTGATGTGGACGGATATCTTTAAGCAAAATAAGCAAAATTTGATAAATTCGATAGACCTTTTCAAAAAAGAGCTGGACGAATGCGAAAATTTAGTCAAAAACGAGAAGTGGGACGAGCTGCGAGAATGGATGGGCGAAGCTAGAAAAATACGCGAAATTTTATAA
- the pgp6 gene encoding peptidoglycan metallopeptidase Pgp6 → MRRRGNSNLIFFGIVFLLLVAAIAFLFTSKTFEREAPSIAISDQIYWNLTSPLPIKITDEGGVKSVKISLVDEKGSINLLTQKFEAPSEIVDLNLTFPKTGFGAQKDIYNIVIEATDTSKWGFFFGNTQKKEVKIIVDNKKPDVNILNHSYAITKGGSATVVFKATDEMLKEVYIETNYGKKFIPSKFVKEGYYASLVAWPAQQGSFSADVVALDAAGNITKSKIRFFYQDKKYRVSKIKLDGQSRFLNEKIPELAQQYAKNHDAMTILEKMRFVNENLRTINEKLIAQIAAKVEIDAAENFKINKFYPLKNSKAVASFGDHRYYTFENKEVSESWHMGIDLASTQKANIVASNDGIVEFAAENGIYGRNLLIDHGFGLFSLYGHCSSINVKAGDSVKAGDVIANTGVSGLAMGDHLHFGMLVQGIEVRPEEWMDNGWMKDNVTGVLSAAKKMVE, encoded by the coding sequence ATGAGAAGACGCGGCAATTCGAATTTGATATTTTTCGGTATTGTTTTTTTGCTTTTAGTTGCGGCGATAGCTTTTTTATTTACTTCAAAAACATTTGAGCGCGAAGCTCCCAGTATCGCTATCTCAGATCAAATTTACTGGAACCTAACCTCGCCCCTACCGATCAAAATAACCGACGAAGGCGGCGTAAAATCGGTCAAAATTTCACTCGTAGACGAAAAAGGCAGCATAAATTTGTTAACTCAAAAATTTGAAGCGCCGTCTGAAATCGTAGATTTAAATTTGACCTTTCCGAAAACGGGATTCGGCGCGCAAAAAGATATCTACAACATCGTGATCGAGGCTACGGATACGAGCAAATGGGGATTTTTCTTCGGCAACACGCAAAAAAAAGAGGTCAAAATCATCGTCGATAACAAAAAACCCGACGTAAACATCCTAAACCACTCATACGCCATAACAAAAGGCGGTAGCGCAACGGTCGTGTTTAAAGCCACCGACGAGATGCTAAAAGAGGTCTATATCGAGACGAATTACGGTAAAAAATTTATCCCGAGCAAATTCGTAAAAGAGGGCTACTACGCCTCGCTGGTGGCTTGGCCGGCGCAGCAAGGCTCGTTTAGCGCCGATGTCGTCGCGCTTGATGCGGCGGGAAATATAACCAAAAGCAAGATAAGATTTTTCTACCAAGATAAAAAATACCGCGTCTCAAAGATAAAACTGGACGGTCAAAGTAGATTTTTAAACGAAAAAATCCCCGAGCTGGCTCAGCAATACGCTAAAAATCACGATGCGATGACTATTTTAGAAAAGATGAGATTCGTAAATGAAAATCTGCGCACCATAAATGAAAAACTCATCGCACAAATCGCGGCGAAAGTAGAAATAGATGCGGCGGAAAATTTTAAAATAAATAAATTTTACCCGCTAAAAAACAGCAAAGCCGTAGCGAGCTTCGGCGACCACAGATACTACACTTTTGAAAACAAAGAAGTAAGCGAAAGCTGGCATATGGGCATCGACCTGGCCTCGACGCAAAAAGCGAATATCGTCGCCAGCAACGACGGTATAGTCGAATTTGCCGCCGAAAACGGCATATACGGACGCAATCTTTTGATAGACCACGGATTCGGACTGTTTTCGCTCTACGGCCACTGCAGCTCGATAAACGTCAAAGCCGGCGACTCCGTCAAGGCGGGCGATGTGATCGCAAACACCGGCGTTAGCGGCCTAGCGATGGGAGATCACTTGCACTTTGGTATGCTGGTGCAAGGTATAGAAGTGCGCCCCGAAGAGTGGATGGATAACGGCTGGATGAAGGACAACGTCACCGGCGTTTTGAGCGCGGCAAAAAAAATGGTCGAATAA
- a CDS encoding retention module-containing protein: protein MQIQAGVVKSIEGKVVAVDSSGAKRELNVGDVVYLGESIVGQDTSSKIVISANDGKDIVMLGKDTLILDQSVSVSEGFGNEAMMADVEALQQALLNGTDLQDLEATAAGGDDGSDGVSLGQVAFTQGGHISNVIAAYGDLGVASQSPQSSSVFAGAAVSGAAENVNSQQSQPQGPSNSGGSAGSGGSGGLGGSGGGLGGGGSNQPGNPGGSGGNSGGNSGGSGGSGGGSGGSGGSGGGSGGSGGGSNQPGNPGGSGGGSNGGSGGGSGGSNGGSGGGSGGGSGGGSNGGSGGSNGGSGGGSGGSGGGSGGSGGGSGGGSNQPNQPGNPGGSGGSNGGSNGGSGGGSNGGSGGGSNGGSGGSNGGSGSGSGGGGSSGGSGGGSNQPGNPGGSGGGSNGGSGGGSGGSNGGSGGGSNGGSNGGSNQPNQPGNPGGSGGSNGGSGGGSGGGGSNQPGNPGGSGGGSGGSNGGSNGGSGGGSGGSGGGGSGGGSGGGGGSNQPGASGPSAPKVTFPEDADNSGTLSPKENQTDGDSGSTTARITIPDDAKPGDTLKTTVTGPDGKTTTTETLLTPEIINKGSVDIKVPVQDGKTSSVSSTIKDQSGNESAPGKGSIDVDASGPSAPKVTFPEDADNSGTLSPKENQTDGDSGSTTARITIPDDAKPGDTLKTTVTGPDGKTTTTETLLTPEIVNKGSVDIKVPVQDGKTSSVSSTIKDQSGNESAPGKGSIDVDASAPSAPAIMEIPSSAYNAELGQSIYEGNLSGKNNFSTPKDSNPLDHSNSYFKNLDAAQNNTGSTTPPSSEVQNIRSGLSDAFKNALPDGMVEGGKIKNLKSQNKTVGNELFYKEYVNHDPEKFDYQDGWFVSKDKKTIIGSDKAKKLVVAGENTDTSGYENKADTTVVKVKDNVKPKIFGSDKADDITVDGAKVGMISTGTGDDKITVKNGGEISTNINSGSGNDTINVDGEGTKVNGEVVKDEHGNDVKRGGILAGDGDDTINVTNKAEVKSGIYDGDGNDKINVKGGATVGDKDSAEAQQQMHAGIQLGDGKNTVTVEGADTSVSRITGYKFGEDKNGVKAETQNDVTVKDKATVAFDIDIDNRNVDKVTVDNATVKGTIFTNGGDDEINVNKSKVGGVLGEGGNDTININDSTIGGEGSFYGDVRNKATGKFDLTGSDKHNRSAYQGVNGDQHTESVEKHWQHGDDKINITNSTVEGKVWGGRGNDDINITDSTVKKGVYGDAENKPNGKDGSVDGNDTINVSGSTIEGIINGEGGDDKITVDKSKVAGQSAKNSKGQTIKEAIMGKEGNDEISVQNKSNVDGNISGDQGDNKINVDGGSKVAGWVYGANAKDTNMYNETGNNTITVAGENTEVSRVGDVSSGDSKITISDKATVKSVHGDKGTDTITVDNATVTEKIEGGHGDDIINIKNGAKVKEVKGDLDNDTIKVADKNTHVEKVDGDKGDDTLIVENGAKVDNTVLDVGNDTKMTTTNNNGNLTINSLDKGDTIDLSKIAKVTENINSVDASAVNNAVVNVDPKDVLDLGSENKTLEIKGGSDDTVKSKSSGQWNADGADATHKSFTGSANDNSGVTQTVTIKVENEVATDL from the coding sequence ATGCAAATTCAAGCCGGAGTGGTAAAAAGCATAGAGGGAAAAGTCGTAGCCGTAGACAGTAGCGGCGCCAAAAGAGAGCTAAACGTAGGAGACGTAGTCTATCTCGGAGAGAGTATCGTCGGACAGGATACGTCGTCTAAGATCGTGATCTCGGCAAATGACGGTAAAGATATCGTAATGTTGGGCAAGGACACGCTAATACTCGATCAAAGCGTATCGGTAAGCGAAGGTTTTGGAAACGAGGCGATGATGGCGGACGTCGAGGCATTGCAGCAAGCATTGCTAAACGGAACCGATCTCCAGGATCTGGAAGCGACCGCAGCGGGCGGAGACGACGGATCGGACGGCGTGAGCCTGGGTCAAGTCGCATTTACTCAAGGCGGACACATATCAAACGTAATCGCTGCCTATGGCGACCTAGGCGTAGCAAGCCAAAGTCCTCAGAGTAGTAGCGTATTTGCGGGTGCTGCCGTAAGCGGCGCCGCTGAGAATGTTAATTCTCAGCAATCACAACCTCAGGGGCCGAGTAATTCCGGCGGTTCTGCTGGTTCAGGCGGCTCTGGCGGCTTAGGTGGTTCCGGTGGTGGCTTAGGTGGCGGCGGTTCAAATCAACCGGGTAATCCTGGCGGTTCAGGTGGCAACTCGGGCGGTAATTCCGGCGGTTCCGGTGGTTCAGGCGGTGGCTCAGGTGGCTCAGGTGGCTCAGGTGGTGGTTCCGGCGGTTCTGGCGGCGGTTCAAATCAACCGGGTAATCCTGGTGGTTCTGGTGGTGGCTCCAATGGTGGTTCTGGCGGCGGTTCAGGCGGCTCTAATGGTGGCTCCGGCGGTGGCTCCGGCGGTGGCTCTGGTGGTGGTTCCAATGGTGGCTCCGGTGGCTCCAATGGCGGTTCCGGCGGCGGTTCAGGTGGCTCTGGCGGCGGTTCAGGTGGTTCAGGCGGTGGCTCAGGCGGTGGTTCAAACCAACCAAATCAACCGGGTAATCCTGGCGGCTCAGGCGGCTCCAATGGTGGTTCTAATGGTGGCTCTGGTGGTGGCTCCAATGGTGGTTCCGGCGGCGGCTCTAATGGTGGCTCAGGCGGCTCCAATGGCGGCTCTGGCAGTGGCTCAGGCGGCGGCGGTTCCAGTGGCGGCTCTGGCGGCGGTTCAAATCAACCGGGTAATCCTGGTGGTTCTGGTGGTGGCTCCAATGGTGGTTCTGGCGGCGGTTCAGGCGGCTCCAATGGTGGTTCTGGCGGTGGTTCCAATGGTGGTTCTAATGGCGGTTCAAATCAACCAAATCAACCGGGTAATCCTGGCGGTTCCGGTGGCTCCAATGGTGGCTCTGGCGGTGGTTCTGGCGGTGGCGGTTCAAATCAACCGGGTAATCCTGGTGGCTCAGGTGGTGGCTCCGGTGGCTCCAATGGTGGCTCTAATGGTGGCTCTGGCGGCGGTTCAGGTGGCTCAGGCGGTGGCGGTTCTGGCGGTGGCTCTGGTGGTGGCGGCGGTTCAAATCAACCGGGCGCATCGGGACCTTCGGCTCCAAAAGTTACATTCCCGGAGGATGCGGACAATAGCGGAACATTATCGCCTAAAGAAAATCAAACCGACGGCGATTCAGGTAGCACAACGGCAAGAATTACGATTCCTGATGACGCTAAACCGGGCGATACGTTAAAAACAACGGTAACGGGACCTGACGGAAAAACTACCACAACCGAGACTTTATTAACTCCGGAAATTATAAATAAAGGTTCGGTAGATATAAAAGTTCCGGTACAAGACGGTAAAACATCGTCCGTATCCTCTACTATAAAAGATCAAAGTGGAAACGAAAGCGCTCCGGGAAAAGGAAGTATCGATGTAGATGCATCGGGACCTTCGGCTCCAAAAGTTACATTCCCAGAGGATGCGGACAATAGCGGAACATTATCGCCTAAAGAAAATCAAACCGACGGCGATTCAGGTAGCACAACGGCAAGAATTACGATTCCTGATGACGCTAAACCGGGCGATACGTTAAAAACAACGGTAACGGGACCTGACGGAAAAACTACCACAACCGAGACTTTATTAACTCCGGAAATTGTAAATAAAGGTTCGGTAGATATAAAAGTTCCGGTACAAGACGGTAAAACATCGTCCGTATCATCTACTATAAAAGATCAAAGCGGAAACGAAAGCGCTCCGGGAAAAGGAAGTATCGATGTAGATGCGTCGGCACCTTCGGCTCCTGCAATAATGGAAATTCCTTCGTCCGCATACAATGCCGAGTTGGGACAATCCATATACGAGGGCAATTTGAGCGGTAAAAACAACTTTAGTACTCCTAAGGATTCCAATCCTTTGGATCACTCTAATAGTTATTTTAAAAACTTGGACGCGGCTCAGAACAATACAGGCTCTACAACGCCTCCAAGCAGCGAAGTGCAGAATATAAGATCCGGATTATCCGATGCATTTAAAAACGCTTTGCCGGACGGTATGGTTGAGGGCGGTAAAATTAAAAATTTAAAATCCCAAAATAAAACCGTAGGAAATGAATTATTTTATAAAGAATACGTAAATCACGATCCGGAAAAATTTGACTATCAAGACGGTTGGTTTGTAAGCAAAGATAAAAAAACCATCATAGGTTCGGATAAAGCCAAAAAGCTGGTAGTAGCAGGCGAAAATACCGATACTTCAGGATACGAAAATAAAGCGGATACTACCGTAGTAAAAGTGAAAGATAACGTAAAACCTAAAATTTTCGGCTCCGATAAGGCCGACGACATCACCGTAGACGGCGCTAAAGTAGGTATGATCTCGACCGGAACGGGAGACGACAAGATCACCGTCAAAAACGGAGGCGAAATTTCAACCAATATCAACAGCGGTAGCGGTAACGATACGATAAATGTAGACGGAGAAGGCACGAAGGTAAACGGCGAAGTAGTAAAAGACGAGCACGGTAACGATGTAAAACGCGGCGGTATTTTAGCCGGAGACGGTGACGATACTATTAACGTTACGAACAAAGCCGAGGTCAAGTCGGGAATTTACGACGGAGACGGCAACGATAAGATCAACGTAAAAGGCGGAGCTACCGTAGGAGACAAGGATTCAGCCGAGGCTCAACAACAAATGCATGCCGGCATACAGCTAGGCGACGGTAAAAATACGGTAACCGTCGAGGGCGCGGATACTAGCGTAAGCAGAATAACCGGCTATAAATTTGGCGAAGATAAAAACGGCGTAAAGGCTGAAACCCAGAACGATGTAACCGTAAAAGATAAGGCTACGGTGGCTTTCGATATAGACATAGACAATAGAAATGTCGATAAAGTAACGGTAGATAACGCCACCGTAAAAGGAACTATCTTTACAAATGGAGGCGATGACGAGATAAACGTCAATAAATCCAAAGTCGGCGGCGTATTGGGAGAAGGCGGCAACGATACGATAAATATAAACGATTCTACGATTGGCGGAGAGGGTAGCTTCTATGGCGATGTAAGGAATAAAGCTACCGGCAAATTCGACCTAACCGGAAGCGATAAGCATAACAGATCGGCATATCAGGGCGTAAACGGAGACCAGCATACGGAATCTGTCGAAAAGCATTGGCAACACGGCGATGATAAGATAAATATTACAAATTCGACCGTAGAAGGTAAAGTTTGGGGCGGTAGAGGTAACGACGATATAAATATAACCGATAGCACGGTTAAGAAAGGCGTATACGGCGATGCCGAGAATAAGCCAAACGGTAAAGACGGTAGCGTAGACGGTAACGATACCATAAATGTATCCGGCAGCACTATTGAAGGAATCATCAATGGCGAGGGCGGAGACGACAAGATCACCGTAGATAAATCCAAGGTAGCGGGACAAAGCGCCAAAAATAGCAAAGGCCAGACTATCAAAGAGGCTATCATGGGCAAAGAGGGCAATGACGAGATCTCGGTTCAAAACAAATCTAACGTAGATGGCAACATTTCCGGAGATCAAGGAGACAATAAAATAAATGTAGATGGAGGCTCGAAAGTAGCCGGTTGGGTTTACGGAGCGAACGCTAAAGATACTAATATGTATAATGAAACCGGAAACAACACCATAACCGTTGCCGGGGAAAATACCGAGGTGTCACGTGTCGGCGACGTAAGCTCCGGCGACTCTAAGATAACCATCAGCGATAAAGCAACGGTAAAATCGGTTCATGGCGATAAAGGCACAGATACTATTACGGTAGATAACGCCACCGTGACCGAGAAGATAGAGGGCGGACATGGCGACGATATTATCAATATCAAAAACGGAGCCAAAGTAAAAGAAGTCAAAGGAGACCTTGATAACGATACAATTAAAGTTGCCGACAAAAACACCCATGTAGAAAAAGTGGATGGAGACAAAGGCGACGACACGCTCATCGTCGAAAACGGCGCGAAGGTTGATAACACCGTCTTGGATGTAGGCAACGACACCAAGATGACCACGACTAATAATAACGGCAATCTGACCATAAACAGTCTGGATAAAGGCGACACCATCGATCTCTCAAAAATCGCGAAAGTAACGGAAAATATCAACTCCGTAGACGCAAGCGCCGTAAATAACGCCGTAGTAAATGTGGATCCAAAAGACGTGCTAGACCTTGGCTCAGAAAATAAGACGCTAGAGATCAAGGGCGGTAGCGACGATACCGTAAAATCAAAATCTAGCGGCCAATGGAACGCGGACGGAGCGGATGCTACGCATAAGTCATTTACCGGCAGCGCAAACGACAACAGCGGCGTGACGCAGACGGTAACGATCAAGGTAGAAAACGAGGTCGCGACCGATCTGTAA